Proteins encoded within one genomic window of Rhizobium acidisoli:
- a CDS encoding methionine ABC transporter permease, whose product MTPIMLELLLRSLWETVLMTVASGVISLVAGLPLGLALVVTARGGIAENLWINRGLGAVINGFRSVPFIILLVALIPLTRLIVGTALGTWAAIVPLAIAATPYYARIAEVSLREVDRGLIDAVRAMGGNRWTIISEVLVPEALPGIVAGFTVTLVTLIGASAMAGAIGAGGLGDLAIRYGYQRFETNVMIAVVAVLIVLVCGIQWFGDRLVARLDRR is encoded by the coding sequence ATGACACCGATCATGCTTGAACTGCTTCTTCGCTCGCTGTGGGAGACGGTCCTGATGACCGTCGCCTCGGGCGTGATCTCGCTCGTTGCCGGCCTGCCGCTCGGCCTTGCCCTTGTCGTCACGGCACGTGGCGGCATTGCTGAAAACCTCTGGATCAACCGCGGGCTCGGCGCCGTCATCAACGGCTTCCGTTCGGTGCCTTTCATCATCCTGCTGGTGGCGCTGATCCCGCTGACGCGGCTGATCGTCGGCACGGCGCTCGGCACCTGGGCGGCCATCGTGCCGCTCGCCATCGCGGCGACGCCCTATTATGCCCGCATCGCCGAAGTGTCGCTGCGCGAAGTCGACCGCGGGCTGATCGACGCCGTGCGCGCCATGGGCGGCAACCGCTGGACGATCATCAGCGAAGTGCTGGTGCCCGAAGCGCTGCCCGGCATCGTCGCCGGTTTCACCGTCACGCTGGTGACGCTGATCGGCGCCTCGGCGATGGCTGGGGCGATCGGCGCGGGCGGCCTTGGCGACCTCGCCATCCGCTATGGCTATCAGCGCTTTGAAACCAATGTGATGATCGCGGTGGTGGCCGTCCTCATCGTCCTCGTCTGCGGCATCCAGTGGTTTGGCGACCGGCTCGTCGCCAGGCTGGACCGCAGATAA
- the msuE gene encoding FMN reductase gives MSAYKLVGLAGSFNRPSKTFTLVEDIAGLAGEKYGFDNTLYDLTDVGPSLGQALRRDDLDSRAREVIDDIVNADLLVIGAPTYKGSYPGLFKHLIDLIDPHELRAKPVIITATGGGDRHALMVEHQLRPLFGFFMSHTLPTAVYASDRDFTDYRVSSEPLSKRIGEVIGELSAFFPAQKQALIAAE, from the coding sequence ATGTCTGCTTACAAACTGGTCGGTCTGGCGGGTAGCTTCAACCGTCCCTCGAAGACCTTCACGCTGGTCGAAGATATCGCCGGCCTTGCCGGTGAAAAATACGGCTTCGACAATACCCTCTACGATCTGACCGATGTCGGGCCCTCGCTCGGCCAAGCGTTGCGCCGCGACGATCTCGATAGCCGCGCCAGGGAAGTCATCGACGATATCGTCAATGCCGATCTGCTGGTCATTGGCGCGCCGACCTACAAGGGCAGCTATCCCGGCCTGTTCAAGCACCTGATCGATCTGATCGACCCGCATGAGCTGCGCGCCAAGCCGGTCATCATCACCGCAACCGGCGGCGGCGACCGGCATGCGCTGATGGTCGAGCATCAGCTGCGCCCGCTCTTCGGCTTTTTCATGTCTCACACGCTGCCGACGGCCGTCTACGCCTCCGATCGCGACTTCACCGATTACCGCGTCTCATCCGAACCGCTTTCCAAGCGGATCGGCGAGGTCATCGGCGAGCTTTCAGCCTTCTTTCCTGCCCAAAAGCAGGCTCTTATCGCTGCCGAGTAA
- a CDS encoding SARP family transcriptional regulator, with amino-acid sequence MKLRLESFGELRLIDPAGRPAAFPEKGLLAICYLRDRDLSDGAGSEYPRSALARFLWDSHDNSDIMANLRKTISRIQKRQTELGAELLAFTATGVRVRSDAFSGDLFELADPEGDDALGRLRRLVAIFRQDFLAGLADQSATTRQWIAGQRDRHMAVLVDALKTALPAARSREDVSLIKEAALRIFREAPDDENIRRILLEAYESEGQLEKARRLFETSRHQLESAVDIGLDVQALGEVRKIFAGSRPPQSAAVPLIDGGVRILGPLPRLVLLPPGGTDAIGALPMLSEALIEDVTIGLCALNTVSVVAPHTAARIAHNADKAQLILRHSISYVLDTRLTNRGGSPALFVQLTYAGSDEVIWAERFSLEKYELISHRRDIARQIAKELAGQVRRHETMRDAFEGNSAAYHSYLLGLRDIKRLALPDVRRSRKAFREALQHSAHFAPALSGLSRTFLVEWLLTARGDSELLGLAEDYANRAIVADPSFAAGFRELGVAKLYLGELDESVVALKLAEELSPHYADGIASYADTLVHASRPADALAKIERAISLNPLSPTDYLWTAAGANFALGHYAEALEQISIMDDRTPADRLSAACWAMLGDMKNARIYMRKVREIYPDFDVDKWLSVVPFKEQWQKEQYREALRRAGF; translated from the coding sequence ATGAAGCTCAGGCTCGAATCATTTGGTGAGTTGCGGCTGATCGACCCCGCCGGGCGGCCGGCGGCGTTCCCGGAAAAAGGCCTGCTGGCGATTTGTTATCTGCGGGACCGTGATCTGAGCGACGGAGCCGGGAGCGAATATCCGCGCTCGGCGCTGGCACGGTTCTTGTGGGACAGCCACGACAATTCTGACATCATGGCCAACCTGCGCAAAACCATATCGCGCATTCAGAAGCGTCAGACCGAACTCGGTGCCGAGCTTCTGGCCTTCACGGCGACCGGCGTGCGGGTCAGGTCGGATGCATTTTCAGGTGATCTCTTCGAACTTGCCGACCCCGAAGGCGACGACGCGCTTGGCAGGCTGCGGCGGCTGGTTGCCATCTTTCGCCAGGATTTCCTGGCCGGGCTCGCCGACCAAAGCGCCACGACGCGGCAGTGGATCGCCGGCCAGCGTGACCGGCACATGGCAGTGCTGGTGGATGCACTGAAGACGGCGCTGCCCGCTGCCCGGTCGCGAGAGGATGTCAGCCTGATCAAGGAGGCGGCGCTCAGGATTTTCCGCGAGGCACCGGATGACGAGAACATTCGTCGCATCCTTCTGGAGGCCTATGAGTCCGAAGGCCAGCTGGAGAAAGCGCGCCGCCTTTTCGAGACGAGCAGGCATCAGCTGGAAAGCGCAGTCGATATCGGCCTTGACGTGCAGGCGCTGGGAGAGGTCCGCAAGATCTTCGCCGGTAGTCGACCACCGCAGAGCGCTGCGGTACCGCTCATCGATGGAGGCGTTCGAATTCTCGGTCCCCTCCCCCGTCTCGTGCTGCTGCCGCCCGGCGGGACGGATGCCATCGGTGCCTTGCCGATGCTCTCCGAGGCGCTGATCGAGGACGTGACCATTGGCCTTTGCGCGCTGAATACGGTTTCGGTGGTCGCACCCCATACGGCTGCTCGCATCGCACACAATGCCGACAAGGCTCAGCTGATCCTGCGCCATTCGATTTCCTATGTTCTCGACACGAGGCTGACCAATCGTGGGGGCAGCCCTGCGCTCTTTGTCCAGCTGACTTATGCCGGCAGCGATGAAGTCATCTGGGCCGAGCGTTTCAGCCTCGAGAAATACGAATTGATAAGCCACCGGCGCGACATCGCGCGGCAGATTGCCAAAGAGCTTGCCGGGCAGGTCCGCCGGCATGAAACCATGCGCGATGCCTTCGAGGGCAATTCGGCCGCCTATCATAGCTACCTTCTCGGTCTGCGGGATATCAAGCGGCTTGCCCTGCCCGACGTGCGCCGCTCCCGGAAGGCTTTTCGCGAGGCGCTTCAGCACAGCGCACACTTTGCCCCTGCGCTCAGCGGATTGTCGCGCACGTTTCTTGTCGAATGGCTGTTGACGGCACGCGGCGACAGCGAGCTGCTCGGGCTCGCGGAAGACTATGCGAACCGGGCAATCGTCGCCGATCCGTCGTTTGCGGCCGGCTTTCGTGAGCTCGGCGTTGCCAAACTTTATCTCGGGGAGCTTGATGAAAGCGTCGTGGCGCTGAAGCTCGCGGAAGAACTGAGCCCGCATTATGCCGACGGCATTGCAAGTTATGCCGATACGCTCGTTCATGCATCGCGCCCTGCCGATGCATTGGCCAAGATCGAGCGGGCCATCTCGCTCAATCCGTTGAGCCCGACCGACTATCTATGGACGGCGGCCGGCGCGAATTTCGCCCTTGGCCATTATGCCGAGGCGCTCGAGCAGATTTCTATCATGGACGACCGCACACCGGCCGACCGGCTTTCGGCTGCCTGCTGGGCGATGCTCGGCGATATGAAAAACGCGCGTATCTATATGCGCAAGGTGCGCGAAATCTATCCGGATTTCGATGTCGACAAATGGCTTTCGGTCGTTCCCTTCAAGGAGCAATGGCAGAAGGAACAGTATCGCGAGGCATTACGCAGGGCCGGCTTCTGA
- a CDS encoding MetQ/NlpA family lipoprotein, with translation MTKNNNLHGFPLSRRAALAAVAVSAATLFAFAAPAPSFAADKSIKVGIMAGEEEDIWRVVTSEAAKKGLKIETVIFNDYTQPNEALERGEVDANAFQHQPYLDNQIKQHGYHITRVGYTGVWPIGLYTKKYKSVAEIPEGAVIGVPNDPSNEGRALRVLQSQGLIKLKDGTGILATVADVTDNPKKIEIKELDAGIVGRSIDDLDAGVVNTDWALKSGLSPAERIAQEPIADNPYRNFIAVKDDNKDADWVKTLVSSYQNDTVKAEFDKVYKGTGLSAY, from the coding sequence ATGACCAAGAACAACAATCTTCACGGCTTCCCCCTTTCGCGCCGCGCGGCTCTTGCCGCTGTCGCCGTTTCCGCTGCCACGCTCTTTGCCTTTGCAGCACCCGCTCCTTCCTTTGCCGCGGACAAGTCGATTAAGGTCGGCATCATGGCCGGCGAGGAGGAGGACATCTGGCGCGTGGTCACCAGCGAGGCGGCCAAGAAGGGCCTCAAGATCGAGACCGTTATCTTCAACGATTACACGCAGCCGAATGAAGCGCTGGAGCGCGGCGAGGTCGATGCCAATGCTTTCCAGCACCAGCCCTATCTCGACAATCAGATCAAGCAGCACGGCTATCACATCACCCGCGTCGGTTACACCGGCGTCTGGCCGATTGGCCTCTATACCAAGAAGTACAAATCCGTCGCCGAGATTCCGGAAGGCGCTGTCATTGGCGTCCCAAACGATCCCTCGAACGAAGGCCGGGCGCTGCGCGTTCTTCAGAGCCAGGGCTTGATCAAGTTGAAGGACGGCACCGGCATTCTCGCAACCGTCGCCGACGTCACCGACAATCCGAAGAAGATCGAGATCAAGGAGCTCGATGCCGGCATCGTCGGCCGTTCGATCGACGATCTGGACGCCGGTGTCGTCAACACCGACTGGGCGCTGAAGAGCGGCCTTTCTCCGGCCGAGCGCATTGCGCAGGAGCCGATCGCCGACAATCCCTATCGCAACTTCATCGCCGTCAAGGACGACAATAAGGATGCCGACTGGGTCAAGACGCTCGTGTCTTCCTATCAGAACGACACCGTCAAGGCCGAGTTCGACAAGGTCTATAAGGGGACGGGTCTCAGCGCCTATTGA
- a CDS encoding LLM class flavin-dependent oxidoreductase, whose protein sequence is MKTMQIYAFDMNCVGHINHGLWTHPRDQSVRYTDLDYWTEFARTAERGKLDGIFLADIVGIYDVYKGSPAPVIETAAQVPVNDPLIPISAMAYVTRHLGFGVTVNTTYEPPFLLARRMSTLDHLTKGRIGWNIVTGYLDSAARSMGFDKLPEHDARYDAAEEYLEILYKLWEGSWDDDAVRRDKASGIYADPSKVRAVSHEGEYYRMEGIHLAEPSPQRTPLLFQAGASARGQDFAARHAECVFIASPNPGAARPTVDALRAKAETIGRGRAALKILNLITVVVGRTESQAQDRLEDYRRHASVEASLAHYSASIGIDLSKYRLDDVIDQSSTNANQSALAAITKQAARPVTKREIVDQMVLGSRMKPMVGSPEQIADRLQAWIEEGDIDGFNLARTVAPESLRDFVELVVPVLQERGIFKADYSEGPLRQKLFGGGDGRLSAAHPAARFRR, encoded by the coding sequence ATGAAGACAATGCAGATTTATGCTTTCGACATGAATTGCGTCGGGCATATCAACCACGGCCTGTGGACGCATCCGCGCGACCAATCGGTGCGCTATACCGATCTCGACTACTGGACGGAATTCGCCAGGACAGCCGAGCGCGGCAAGCTCGACGGCATCTTCCTCGCCGATATCGTCGGCATCTATGACGTCTATAAGGGCAGTCCGGCGCCGGTGATCGAGACGGCGGCGCAGGTCCCCGTCAACGATCCGCTGATCCCGATTTCGGCGATGGCCTATGTCACTAGACATTTGGGTTTCGGCGTCACCGTCAACACCACTTACGAGCCGCCCTTCCTGCTGGCGCGGCGCATGTCGACGCTCGATCACCTGACCAAGGGGCGGATCGGCTGGAACATCGTCACCGGTTATCTCGACAGCGCCGCCCGCAGCATGGGTTTCGACAAGCTGCCGGAACATGATGCGCGTTACGACGCAGCCGAGGAATATCTCGAGATCCTCTACAAGCTCTGGGAGGGCAGCTGGGACGACGATGCGGTTCGGCGCGACAAGGCATCAGGCATCTATGCCGATCCGTCGAAGGTGCGCGCTGTCAGTCACGAGGGCGAATATTACCGGATGGAGGGCATTCATCTTGCCGAGCCTTCGCCGCAGCGCACGCCCCTGCTCTTCCAGGCCGGCGCTTCGGCCCGCGGGCAGGATTTCGCCGCCCGCCACGCCGAATGTGTCTTCATCGCCAGTCCGAACCCCGGGGCGGCCCGGCCGACCGTCGATGCGCTCCGGGCGAAGGCGGAGACAATCGGCCGCGGCAGAGCCGCATTGAAGATCCTGAACCTGATCACCGTTGTCGTCGGACGGACGGAGAGCCAAGCGCAGGACAGGCTGGAGGATTATCGCCGCCATGCGAGCGTCGAAGCTTCGCTTGCGCATTACTCCGCCTCCATCGGCATCGACTTGTCGAAATACCGGCTGGACGACGTCATCGACCAGAGTTCGACCAATGCCAATCAATCGGCGCTTGCCGCCATCACCAAGCAGGCGGCAAGACCGGTGACCAAACGAGAGATCGTCGACCAGATGGTGCTCGGCAGCCGGATGAAGCCGATGGTGGGCTCGCCGGAGCAGATCGCCGATCGTCTGCAGGCATGGATCGAGGAAGGCGACATTGACGGCTTCAACCTGGCGCGGACGGTGGCGCCGGAGAGCCTGCGCGATTTCGTCGAATTGGTGGTGCCGGTGCTGCAGGAGCGCGGCATCTTCAAAGCGGACTATTCCGAAGGACCGTTGCGGCAGAAGCTCTTCGGCGGCGGGGACGGCAGATTGTCCGCCGCCCATCCCGCCGCGCGCTTCCGCCGCTGA
- the scpA gene encoding methylmalonyl-CoA mutase — MTKKTLSDWAELAQKELRTAPETLTWQTPEGIAVKPLYTAEDLEGAEHLGSLPGFSPFTRGPRATMYAGRPWTIRQYAGFSTAEASNAFYRKNLAAGQKGLSVAFDLATHRGYDSDHPRVEGDVGKAGVAIDSVEDMKILFNGIPLGDMSVSMTMNGAVIPILASFIVAGEEQGVSKADLSGTIQNDILKEFMVRNTYIYPPEPSMRIVADIIEYTAREMPKFNSISISGYHMQEAGATLVQELAFTLADGREYVRAAIAKGLNVDDFAGRLSFFFAIGMNFFMEAAKLRAARLLWSRIMEEFQPKKASSLMLRTHCQTSGVSLQEQDPYNNIIRTAFEAMSAVLGGTQSLHTNSFDEAIALPTEFSARIARNTQLILQHETGVTKVVDPLAGSYYVESLTKELADTAWALIEEVEALGGMTKAVNEGLPKRLIEEAAARRQAAVDKGEEVIVGVNRYRLDSEQPIDILEIDNSAVRTAQIKRIEETKRRRDGNAVRETLAALAETARSGRGNLLEAAIEAARARATVGEISDAMREAFGDHAATSEVIAGVYGEAYDNEPELAVLKERMTEVTEAMGRRPKIMVAKLGQDGHDRGAKVIASAFGDIGFDVLAGPLFQTPDEAVALALDEKVNVVGVSSLAAGHRTLLPQLIDRLREKGGDDIIVVCGGVIPRQDYEFLHEHGVAAVFGPGTNVLEAANSVLDLLQGRRRNQ, encoded by the coding sequence ATGACGAAGAAGACATTGTCGGATTGGGCGGAGCTGGCGCAAAAGGAGTTGCGCACCGCGCCTGAGACGCTGACCTGGCAGACGCCTGAGGGTATTGCCGTCAAGCCGCTCTATACGGCCGAGGATCTCGAGGGCGCCGAGCATCTCGGCTCGCTTCCCGGTTTTTCGCCTTTCACCCGCGGCCCGCGCGCGACCATGTATGCCGGCCGGCCCTGGACGATCCGCCAGTATGCCGGCTTTTCGACGGCGGAAGCGTCGAACGCTTTTTACCGGAAGAATCTTGCCGCCGGCCAGAAGGGCCTGTCGGTGGCCTTCGATCTTGCCACCCATCGCGGTTATGACAGCGATCATCCGCGCGTCGAGGGTGATGTCGGCAAGGCCGGTGTTGCGATCGACAGCGTCGAGGACATGAAGATCCTGTTCAACGGCATTCCGCTCGGCGATATGTCGGTGTCGATGACCATGAACGGCGCCGTCATCCCGATCCTTGCCTCCTTCATCGTCGCCGGCGAAGAGCAGGGCGTTTCGAAGGCCGATCTATCAGGAACCATCCAGAACGACATCCTCAAGGAGTTCATGGTCCGCAACACCTATATCTATCCGCCGGAACCCTCGATGCGGATCGTTGCCGACATCATCGAATATACGGCAAGGGAGATGCCGAAATTCAACTCGATTTCGATCTCCGGCTACCACATGCAGGAAGCCGGCGCGACGCTCGTCCAGGAACTCGCCTTCACGCTGGCCGATGGCCGCGAATATGTCAGGGCGGCGATCGCCAAGGGCCTGAACGTCGACGACTTCGCCGGAAGGCTCTCCTTCTTCTTTGCCATCGGCATGAACTTTTTCATGGAGGCGGCGAAACTGCGCGCTGCCCGGCTGCTCTGGAGCCGGATCATGGAGGAGTTCCAGCCGAAGAAAGCCTCCTCGCTGATGCTGCGCACCCATTGCCAGACCTCCGGTGTCTCGCTGCAGGAGCAGGATCCCTATAACAACATCATCCGCACCGCCTTCGAGGCTATGTCGGCCGTGCTCGGCGGCACGCAGTCACTGCACACCAATTCCTTCGACGAGGCGATCGCGCTGCCGACGGAATTTTCCGCCCGCATCGCCCGCAACACCCAGCTGATCCTGCAGCATGAAACCGGCGTCACCAAGGTGGTCGATCCGCTGGCCGGCTCTTACTACGTCGAGAGCCTGACGAAAGAGCTTGCCGACACGGCTTGGGCGCTGATCGAGGAGGTGGAGGCACTCGGCGGCATGACCAAGGCCGTCAATGAGGGCCTGCCGAAGCGGCTGATCGAAGAGGCTGCCGCGCGCCGCCAGGCCGCCGTCGACAAGGGCGAGGAGGTCATCGTCGGCGTCAATCGCTACAGGCTCGACAGCGAGCAGCCGATCGACATTCTGGAGATCGACAACAGCGCGGTGCGCACCGCGCAGATCAAACGCATCGAGGAAACGAAGCGCCGCCGCGACGGCAATGCCGTGCGCGAGACGCTGGCTGCCCTGGCCGAGACCGCACGCAGCGGCCGCGGCAACCTGCTGGAAGCCGCAATCGAAGCGGCGCGGGCCCGCGCCACCGTCGGCGAAATATCCGATGCCATGCGCGAGGCCTTCGGCGATCATGCCGCAACGTCTGAGGTCATCGCAGGCGTCTACGGCGAGGCCTATGACAACGAGCCGGAACTCGCCGTCCTCAAGGAGCGCATGACGGAGGTCACGGAAGCGATGGGGCGCCGGCCGAAAATCATGGTCGCCAAGCTCGGTCAGGATGGGCACGACCGCGGCGCCAAGGTGATCGCCTCGGCCTTCGGCGATATCGGCTTCGATGTGCTCGCCGGCCCGCTGTTCCAGACGCCCGACGAGGCTGTCGCGTTGGCGCTTGATGAAAAGGTCAATGTCGTCGGCGTCTCGTCGCTCGCGGCAGGCCACAGGACGCTGCTGCCGCAGCTGATCGACAGGCTGAGGGAAAAGGGCGGTGACGATATCATCGTCGTCTGCGGCGGCGTCATCCCGCGGCAGGATTATGAATTCCTGCACGAACACGGCGTTGCGGCCGTGTTCGGTCCGGGCACCAACGTCCTCGAGGCGGCAAACTCCGTCCTCGACCTGCTGCAGGGCAGGCGGCGAAACCAGTAG
- a CDS encoding MFS transporter, which yields MATVAERAPRFEKTTMSILMAVSFCHMLNDIMQSLLASLYPLFKANYDLDFVQIGLLTMTFQVTASLLQPLVGIVTDRWPMPYSLPVGMASTFCGLILLGNAGSFALLLVAASLIGFGSAVFHPESSRVARLASGGRHGFAQSFFQVGGNAGQAIGPLLAAFIVLPLGQHSVSWFAAIAMVGMVVLSWVGNWYIGHRRQNASKPAVSRALPLPQNRVVWALLILVLLTATKNVYMASVSSYFTFYVIDRFALSVQQAQLMLFLFLGSVAVGTFLGGPIGDRFGARFVIWFSILGVIPFALLLPYANLFWTGVLSVAIGLIFASAFSAIVVFAQELVPGRVGLIAGVFFGFAFGAGGLGAALLGSFADTHGIDFVYRICSYLPLLGLLTIFLPRIPKPKPV from the coding sequence ATGGCAACTGTTGCCGAGCGCGCGCCCCGTTTCGAAAAAACAACGATGTCCATCCTGATGGCGGTCAGCTTCTGTCACATGCTGAACGACATCATGCAATCGCTGCTCGCCTCGCTCTATCCGCTGTTCAAGGCAAACTACGACCTTGATTTCGTGCAGATCGGCCTGCTCACCATGACGTTCCAGGTCACGGCGTCGCTGCTGCAGCCGCTGGTCGGCATCGTCACCGACCGCTGGCCGATGCCCTATTCGCTGCCGGTCGGCATGGCGAGCACCTTTTGCGGCCTCATCCTGCTCGGCAATGCCGGCAGCTTCGCATTGCTGCTCGTCGCTGCCAGCCTGATCGGCTTCGGCTCGGCGGTCTTCCACCCGGAATCCTCGCGCGTCGCCCGTCTTGCCTCCGGCGGCCGCCACGGTTTCGCGCAGTCCTTCTTCCAGGTCGGCGGCAATGCCGGTCAGGCGATCGGCCCGCTGCTTGCCGCCTTCATCGTGCTGCCGCTCGGCCAGCACAGCGTCTCCTGGTTTGCCGCCATCGCCATGGTCGGCATGGTCGTGCTGAGCTGGGTCGGCAACTGGTATATCGGCCATCGTCGCCAGAACGCCAGCAAACCTGCGGTAAGCCGCGCCCTGCCGCTGCCGCAGAACAGGGTGGTCTGGGCGCTGCTGATCCTCGTGCTGCTGACGGCGACGAAAAACGTCTACATGGCCAGCGTGTCGAGCTACTTCACCTTCTATGTCATCGACAGGTTTGCGCTCAGCGTCCAGCAGGCACAGCTGATGCTCTTCCTCTTCCTCGGCTCGGTCGCCGTCGGCACGTTTCTCGGCGGGCCGATCGGCGATCGCTTCGGCGCTCGTTTCGTCATCTGGTTCTCGATCCTCGGCGTCATTCCGTTCGCGCTGCTTCTACCCTATGCAAACCTGTTCTGGACGGGCGTGCTCAGCGTCGCCATCGGACTGATCTTCGCGTCGGCCTTCTCGGCAATCGTCGTCTTCGCGCAGGAACTGGTGCCCGGACGCGTCGGGCTGATTGCAGGCGTCTTCTTCGGTTTTGCGTTCGGGGCAGGGGGGCTGGGTGCAGCACTGCTCGGCAGTTTCGCCGATACCCACGGCATCGACTTCGTCTACCGTATCTGCTCCTACCTGCCGCTTCTCGGTCTGCTGACGATCTTCCTGCCGCGCATCCCGAAGCCAAAACCAGTCTGA
- a CDS encoding helix-turn-helix domain-containing protein, with amino-acid sequence MNVKTPNAIDGYVGARIRMRRQLLGMSQERLAEQIGVTFQQVQKYEKGINRIGASRLQRIADVLHTSPSFFFEQENSEPLTLQGLDLPANSDPVAEFLQTKEGLVLNRAFLKIADRNIRETIIALVKAMAQAESSGVTLGAPVADITFPLGE; translated from the coding sequence ATGAATGTCAAGACACCGAATGCAATAGACGGCTATGTCGGAGCGCGCATAAGAATGCGCCGGCAGTTGCTCGGAATGAGCCAGGAACGACTTGCCGAGCAAATCGGCGTGACCTTTCAGCAGGTTCAGAAATATGAGAAGGGCATCAACCGCATCGGCGCGAGCCGCCTGCAGCGAATAGCCGACGTGCTTCACACGTCGCCGAGCTTTTTCTTCGAACAGGAAAATTCCGAGCCGTTGACGTTGCAAGGGCTCGATCTGCCGGCAAATAGCGACCCGGTTGCCGAATTCCTGCAAACGAAAGAGGGATTGGTGCTCAACCGCGCCTTTCTGAAGATCGCCGACCGAAATATCCGTGAAACGATCATCGCATTGGTGAAGGCGATGGCGCAAGCGGAAAGCAGCGGCGTAACATTGGGTGCCCCTGTCGCGGATATCACCTTTCCGCTCGGAGAATAG
- a CDS encoding methionine ABC transporter ATP-binding protein encodes MNSFVSTAAIEAQPQVAAGEEVVRLTDVKRRFGTTPALDGISLTVTRGEVLGIIGRSGAGKSTLIRCLNGLERADSGQILIEGRDITALAEQQLQPLRRRIGMIFQHFNLLSAKSVEENVALPLKIEGVARNERLRRAHELLDLVGLADKAKAYPSSLSGGQKQRVGIARALAARPALLLSDEATSALDPETTRSILALLKDINRKLGLTILLITHEMEVVRGIADRVAVIDAGRIVEQGQVWSVFADPQETITRSLLGGIRPQLPDHIAGRLSATAGSEAILSVDLAGPQAQGALFAELSAALPHSFRLVHGGIDHIQNQPVARFFIAVPARDPALAGKVEQFLTARSARVEVLGYDTDHA; translated from the coding sequence ATGAATTCCTTTGTTTCCACCGCAGCGATCGAGGCACAGCCGCAAGTAGCGGCAGGCGAAGAGGTGGTGAGGCTGACCGACGTGAAGCGGCGATTCGGAACCACGCCCGCCCTTGATGGTATTTCGCTGACGGTGACGAGAGGCGAGGTCCTTGGCATCATCGGCCGCAGCGGCGCCGGCAAGTCGACGCTGATCCGCTGCCTGAACGGCCTGGAGCGCGCCGACAGCGGCCAGATCCTGATCGAAGGCCGCGACATCACGGCGCTTGCCGAACAGCAATTGCAGCCGCTGCGCCGCCGCATCGGCATGATCTTCCAGCATTTCAACCTGCTGTCCGCCAAATCAGTCGAAGAGAATGTCGCGCTGCCGCTGAAGATCGAGGGCGTCGCCAGGAACGAACGTTTGCGAAGGGCACATGAGTTGCTTGATCTCGTCGGCCTTGCCGACAAGGCGAAGGCCTACCCCTCATCGCTCTCCGGCGGCCAGAAACAGCGAGTCGGCATCGCCCGCGCACTCGCGGCGCGCCCGGCGCTCCTGTTATCCGACGAGGCGACATCGGCGCTCGACCCTGAGACGACCCGGTCGATCCTGGCATTGCTCAAGGATATCAACCGTAAGCTCGGCCTGACCATTCTGCTGATCACCCATGAAATGGAAGTGGTGCGCGGCATTGCCGATCGCGTCGCCGTCATCGATGCCGGGCGGATCGTCGAACAGGGGCAGGTCTGGTCGGTCTTTGCCGATCCGCAGGAAACCATCACCAGGAGCCTGCTCGGCGGCATCCGCCCCCAGCTTCCCGATCACATCGCCGGCCGGCTATCTGCGACGGCGGGCAGCGAAGCGATCCTCAGCGTCGATCTCGCCGGGCCGCAGGCGCAGGGTGCCCTGTTTGCCGAACTCTCGGCGGCGTTGCCGCATTCCTTCCGCCTCGTCCATGGCGGCATCGACCACATCCAGAACCAGCCCGTGGCGCGGTTCTTCATCGCCGTTCCCGCACGCGACCCCGCGCTTGCCGGAAAGGTCGAACAATTTCTGACGGCCCGGTCCGCCCGGGTGGAGGTGCTTGGTTATGACACCGATCATGCTTGA